The genome window AGGGTAGCGACGGTCTGCTCGACGACCTTTGGCGTTGGGCAATTGACAACGATTTCGACACTGGTACCAAAGACGTTTGTCATACGGCAGTCATACGATGATGGGTCGCTGGTGCCGCGTGGCTTAGCCGAAAGTTGACCCTTGAGCTGGACGACGTAGGTCATAACCTTTTGCTCGCCTGGTTTGAGGGTGACTCGTGGCCAAGAAAGGGTGCGCTTTTCCTTATCAAAGGTGCCACCACCATTATCATAGATATCGGCATATTCTAGTACGTCGGATAGCTCGTCCTTTAGATCAACTGTTGCCGGAGCTTTGCCTTCGTTTTTAATGGTTAGCTTATACTCAATACGGTCGCTGGCGTTGGCTTTTTTCTTGGTGGCATCGCCACCGGAGGTTAGGTTATGTGCTGCCTTGGTGCGGGTAACCTGGGCTTTACAGGTTGTGTCTTTGACCCAAATTGTAGCATCGCCTGGGCACGGCTGGCAGTCGGGGTGGTCTATCGGCAGGCTTGGGTTAAGTGGACAGCGTGGTTTCGGACTGATCGTAAAGGTTGAAGCACAGGCACTGTTCGTCTGGTCACCAAGGCTGGTGTGGACGATAACGGACACGGTATACGTGCCGTCCTTGTCGAGTGTGTGCTGTAATGACGTGCTCGTAGCGGTGGTATTGACACGTTTGCGGAGCACCTCTGTGCCGGCTGAGTTTTTAATGATGAAGGTATAGCCAGCGATCGTTGCACCGTTTTGGACATCACCATACGCTGTCATCGAGACTTTGGTACGGTCGGTGACGACGGGTCGCTCAAGTAATTTACAAGCGGCGGTTGGTTTCGGTTTTTGTTTTGGCAACTCTTTGAGCATGATGTTAGCGCAGGCCTTCATGATAGCAAACGGTTTGCCCTCGCTAGTCGTGCCGACGAATGATTTATACCATGAGCCTGAGCCGCTGCGGTTGCGCCCGGTGTCAAATTCAGCCATTGGTCGTGAATACAGCGTTAAGCTACCAACCTGAAACTGGACTTCTCCGCGCTGAAGGCCGAAGCGTGAAACTCGGCTCCATGACTGCCAGCCATTATCGCGGCCGCTGCTGCGAGTACTGATCTCAGAGTCGCGAGCACTCGCCAAGTTCTCGCGTGTGATGCCAGCGTGCTGCAGCATGTCACGATAATTTTGCGAGTTATTGTCCCACGCGGCGAGTAGCTGTGATTTCGTATGAATACCGCCATAAACGAGGTCTGAAGCATTGGCGGCATTGGCAGATTCAGGTGGTTGGAAAACGGCAAATGACTGCACGATGAGCGCTAGGGCGGTCAGAATGAGACCGGTTTTGCGAGTGATTTCCTCTTTGTGGAGGCGTTTCGCGTAAAAGCCGAGCTCTTGGATGAGGCTTGGGCTAAACGCGAGGTGGGAGACGATTTTCTTAAACATGCCGTTCCTTATTTTCCATTAGTTTTATGTTTTCGTAAAAATTCCGTCTCCACTATAGCACGGCGATCGCTTTTACGCAAATAGCTTGAGTGAACACTTTTTTTGCGGTATAATGGGGGAGTTGTAAATAGCTGACAAATCAGAAATAGTGAGGGAAGCATGGCTAAACAAACAGATAAGCAAGCCTACGATGGCTCGCAAATCCAGGTTTTGGAGGGTCTCGAACCGGTGCGTAAGCGGCCGGGAATGTACATTGGTAGCACGGGATATGATGGTATTCACCATTTGATCAAGGAGATCGCTGATAACTCAATCGACGAGGCAATCGCGGGCCATGCGACAAGAGTAGAGGTGGTGCTGCTAGAAGACGGTGGTGTGCAGGTGACCGATGATGGGCGCGGTATTCCAGTTGATAAACATCCAAAAACTGGTTTGTCTACTCTAGAAACAGTGCTGACCGTGCTACATGCTGGCGGTAAGTTTGGCGGCGGTGGCTACAAAGTGTCATCTGGACTCCACGGCGTAGGCTCAAGCGTGGTAAACGCGCTTTCAACCAAAATGATCGCTGAAGTGGTGCGAGACGGGCAGCTGTACCGTGTGGTGTTTGCGACTGGTGGTATCGTTGAACCACTGAAGAAGGTTGGTAAAACTGATCGGCCAACCGGGACGCGCATAACATTCTACCCAGATCCAACGATTTTTAAGGAGACAGTGGAATTTGACTACAAGTGGGTGGTTAGTTATTTGCGCCATCAGGCATACCTCACCAAAGGCGTGCACACCTCAGTTATTGACAATCGAACAGGTGAGCGACAGTCATTTTACTTTGAGGGTGGTATTCAGAGCTACGTGAGACACCTCAACATTGGCAAAGATGTTTTATCAAACGATGTCTTTTATGTTGAGAAGCAGGTTGAAGATTGCATGGTGGAAATTGCCGTGCAATATAACGATACCTACATTGAGACGGTGAAGCCGTTCGCCAACAATGTGCTGACACCAGATGGCGGTACGCACCTAGTTGGTTTTCGTTCAGCGCTAACCAGGGTCATCAACGACTATGCGCGTAAGAATGGCTTATTGAAGGAAAAGGAAGATAACCTGACTGGTGACGACATTCGCGAGGGCTTGACGGCGATTATCTTGGTTAAATTGCCTGATCCACAGTTTGAAGGTCAGACCAAAAATAAGCTCGGTAATCCAGAAATGCGTCGCTATGTCGAGCAGGTGATGAACGAGTATTTTGCGTATTACCTCGAGGAAAATCCGAGTATTGCTAAGAAAATTGTCGGTAAGGCGACTTTGGCGGCACGAGCCCGCAAAGCGGCACGAGCAGCCCGCGACAATGTGATCCGTAAGGGTGCACTTGATGGTATGGGGCTACCAGGTAAGTTATGGGATTGCTCGAGCAAAAGTCCGAGCGATAGTGAAATTTATATCGTTGAGGGTAACTCGGCGGCCGGTTCAGCTAAAGAAGGCCGCGACAGTAAGACTCAGGCAATTTTGCCGCTCCGTGGTAAGGTGTTGAACACTGAGCGAGCGCGGCTTGATAAGATGTTTGCTAACAAGGAAATTGTGGCAATGATCCAGGCCTTTGGTACTGGGATTGGCGATCAGTTTGACATCAATGGCTTGCGCTATCACAAAATTATCATCATGACCGATGCCGATGTTGACGGTAGTCACATCGCGACGTTGCTTCTGACCTTCCTATTCCGCTATATGAAGGAGGTGGTTGAGGGTGGCTACGTGTATCTTGCCAAACCACCACTATACTCAATCAACCGTGGGCAGAAGAAGATTTATGCGTATGATGAGGATGAAAAAGACAAAGTATTGGCGAGCCTGATTGCCGATAAGAAGAATCGTGGTACAACAATCGACGATGAACAAGACGTCACCAAGCAGGCTGGCGTAACAATCTCTCGGTTTAAGGGTCTTGGTGAGATGGACGCCGACCAGCTGTGGGGGACGACGATGAATCCAGAGAACCGTGTACTGATTCAGGTCAGTGTGGAAGACGCCGAGGAAGCAGATGCGATCTTTACACGGTTGATGGGCGATGATGTGAGTTTGCGCAAAAACTTTATTCAAAGTTGGGCAAAAAATGCTAACTTGGAGGATTTGGATATTTAATCATGAGTGATCAGGACAAACAGATGCAACCAACCAGTGACCACGAGTCAATTGAGGCGACGCCAGACATGGTAACCGAGACGCCAACAGGCTTGGAGCGACGTCGGCTCGAGCATGTGATGCAGGATAATTTCTTTCGCTATTCAATGAGTGTCATTGTTGATCGGGCATTACCGGATGTGCGCGATGGTCTAAAGCCCGTACATCGCCGTATTTTGTATTCAATGAACCAAAACGGCAATCGTAGTACTGCAAAGTTCGTCAAGTCAGCGCGTATCATCGGTGATGTGATGGGTAAATATCACCCGCACGGTGACTCAGCGATTTATGATTCAATGGTTCGTTTGGCGCAAGATTGGGCGATGCGCTATACCTTGGTGCAAGGTCAGGGAAACTTTGGTTCAATGGACGGAGATCCACCGGCCGCCCACCGTTATACCGAGGCGCGACTCGATAAGCCAGCTGAAGAATTACTAACTGATATTGAGAAGGAAACGGTTGATTTTAAGGATAATTTTGATGGTTCAGAGCGTGAGCCGATTGTGCTGCCGGCAAAGTTGCCGAACTTGCTATTGAACGGCCAGATTGGTATTGCTGTCGGTATGGCAACCAGCATCCCGACACACAACCTAGGTGAGTTGGTAGATGCGACGATTGAATTAATTGATAATCCTGAAGCGACAGTGGATGACTTGCTCAAACACGTCAAGGGTCCAGATTTTCCGACAGGCGCGATTGTCTACGGTGGTGCGCCGATGCGTCAGGCATATGCGACTGGTCGCGGTAGTGTAATGATGCGGGCAGTGGCGGAGATTCAGGAGACCAAGAAGGGGCGACATCAGATCGTCGTCACAGAGATCCCGTATGGTGTAAATAAAGCAACATTGATCGAAAAAATCGGTGAACTTCACAAAGAAAAGCGGGTGCAACTGGCTGACCTGCGTGATGAAAGTTCTCGAGGTAAGGTCCGCATCGTCATCGAACTGAAAAAGGATGCCTATCCAAAAAAGGTATTGAATCAGCTGTATAAATTAACAGCTTTACAAACGAGTTTTAATTACAACATGCTGGCACTGGTCAATACCATGCAGCCACGGATTTTAGGCTTGCATGATATTTTGAGCGAGTTTATCAAGCACCGTCAATCTGTAGTGCGTCGTCGTACAGAATTTGAACTGAAAAAGGCCAAGGCACGGGCGCATATCCTAGAGGGCTACAAGATTGCCCTGGATCACATCGACGAGGTGATCAAGACAATTCGTGCTTCAAAAACTCAGGATGAGGCAGAGAAGAACCTGCGCGCTAAGTTCGGACTGAGCGAGATTCAGGCAAAAGCTATCCTGGCGATGCAGTTGCGACGCCTGACTGGGCTTGAACGTGAAGCGATCGAGAATGAGCTTCGTGAGCTCCTGAAGCTGATTGCAAGACTAGAGGCCATCCTGGCCGATGAGCAAGAGATTTTGAACATCATCAAAACTGAGCTCCTAGAGATGAAGGAAAAGTATGGCGACGAGCGGCGGAGTAAAATTATCAACCATGAACTGGGTAAGTTCTCTGATGAGGAGCTAATTCCAGATGAGGAAGCGGTCATTTTGCTAACTGGCGAGAATTACATCAAGCGAACCCTGCTTAGTGATTATCGCAAGCAAAACCGCGGCGGCAAGGGTAAGCGCGGCATGACCACCAAAGAGGAGGATATCATTGACCAGGTGGTACCAGCAAATACCCATGACTACCTATTGTTCTTTACGAATCGAGGTCGGATTTTCCGTCTGAAAGCGTATGAAGTACCAGCTGCCAGTCTCAGTGCCAAAGGTGTGGCGGCGGTGAACCTGCTCCAGCTGCAGCCAGAAGAGAAGATTACCGCTATCATTAAACACGAGAAGAACGCTGGTGACCAGGGCTACCTATTTATGGCGACTAAGCATGGTACGGTGAAAAAGACTCCGCTTGGTGACTACGCCAATATCCGGACGAACGGGCTCATTGCTATTAAGTTAGATGAGGGTGACGAGTTACGTTGGATCAAGAAAACAGATGGCAAAAGTGATGTAATTATTTCAACATCAGCTGGCCAGGCGATTCGTTTCAACGAGCAGGATGCCCGGCCGATGGGTCGAGCGGCTCGTGGCGTACGCGGCGTGCGCCTGCGCCCAAATGATTGTGTCGTTGGTATGGATATTGTGACGAGCGACGACCAGACACTGCTAGTTATTAGCGAAAAAGGCTTTGGCAAGCGCACGAAAGTGACTAACTTCCCAAGTCATAAGCGCGGTGGTGTCGGGATAAAAGCGGCGATTGTGACAGCAAAGACGGGCCCAATTATTTCAGTACAGACGATTGATCCGACGATGAACGAAGCGCTGTTGGTATCGCAAAATGGTCAAACAATTCGTCTGGGCTTGAGTGACATCAAGTTGCTCGGTCGAACAACCCAGGGTGTGACGATTATGCGGTTGAGTGATGGTGACGCGGTGTCGTCGATTGGCCTAATGGAGAAACGTCCAGACGAGGAGGACTAGCCAAGTGCCGATGCAATACCTCCTGATACCGGGCATCGCGTGGTTTGTAGCGCAGTCATCAAAGCATCTGGCCCGGCTGTTTGGCCGTAATCGTCGAGTTACGCAGTCGAACCCTCGTTCGCCGGTATTGTTTTCGGGCGGTATGCCGAGTGCTCACAGTGCAACGGTAGTGTCGCTTGCGCTGACCATCGGCTACTACCAGGGGTGGGGAAGTCCGCTGTTTGGCCTGGCTGCGTGGTTCGCGGCAATCGTATTATATGATGCGGTGATGGTGCGATTTTCCTCTGGACAGCAAGGTGACTTGCTCAATAGAGTGGTGCGAAAAGATTATCCAAAACTGTCGACGATTAGGGTGGCACATGGTCATACACTGCCAGAAATGCTTGCTGGGGCCGCTGTGGGTGCGGCTGTGACGTTTGTTGTAATTTTCGCTACAAGATAATTGCTAATAACCCTTGACCTGACTACTAATATCAGGTAAGATGAGTATCAGTCTGGTTGCTGGAGTGCGAGCCAAGCGACAATCACGCTAATTTGTTAGGTGAAGCGAAAGCGGTACACAAACCCGACTATGGTCTTTAACAATTTGATTGTGCAATATCATCGTCAGTTTATATTTTTGTAGAGCCTTACTACTTTGATACAAAGTAGATTTTTAACGGAGAGTTTGATCCTGGCTCAGGATGAATGCTGGCGGCGTGCCTAACACATGCAAGTCGAGCGGCAGCGGGTTCTGCACTATCAACTTGAAGCCTGGACGCGGGGATTTCCAAAGGAAATCAGCCGCATCATTTCGAAAGAAAATGAGTGTCTAGGGTGACTTCGAACTGATAGTGCAGAATGCCGGCGAGCGGCGAACGGCTGAGTAACGCGTAGGAATTTGCCCCAAAGTGAGGAATAACTGCCCGAAAGGGTAGCTAATGCCGCATATGGTCTTCGGATTAAAGGATTTATCCGCTTTGGGAGAAGCCTGCGTTGGATTAGGTAGTTGGTAGGGTAATGGCCTACCAAGCCGACGATCCATAGCTGGTCTGAGAGGATGATCAGCCAGACTGGAACTGAGACACGGTCCAGACTCCTACGGGAGGCAGCAGTGAGGAATCTTCCACAATGGGCGAAAGCCTGATGGAGCAACGCCGCGTGAAGGATGAAGGCCTTCGGGTTGTAAACTTCTTTTATGAGTGAAGAATATGACGGTAACTCATGAATAAGCACCGGCTAACTACGTGCCAGCAGCCGCGGTCATACGTAGGGTGCGAGCATTATCCGGAGTGACTGGGCGTAAAGAGTTGCGTAGGCGGTAAGTCAAGTGAATAGTGAAACCTGGTGGCTCAACCATGCAGACTATTATTCAAACTGGCTTACTCGAGAGTGGTAGAGGTCACTGGAATTTCTTGTGTAGGAGTGAAATCCGTAGATATAAGAAGGAACACCGATGGCGTAGGCAGGTGACTGGACCATTTCTGACGCTAAGGCACGAAAGCGTGGGGAGCGAACCGGATTAGATACCCGGGTAGTCCACGCCGTAAACGATGGATACTAGCTGTTGGAGGTATCGACCCCTTCAGTAGCGAAGCTAACGCGTTAAGTATCCCGCCTGTGGAGTACGGCCGCAAGGCTAAAACATAAAGGAATTGACGGGGACCCGCACAAGCGGTGGATTATGTTCTTTAATTCGATGATAACCGAAGAACCTTACCAGGGCTTGACATCCAGGGAAGGTCTATGAAAGTAGACTGTGCCTTTTGGAACCCTGTGACAGGTGATGCATGGCCGTCGTCAGCTCGTGTCGTGAGATGTTAGGTTAAGTCCTTCAACGAGCGCAACCCTTGCAAGTAGTTGTATTTTTCTACTTGGACTGCCCCGGTAACGGGGAGGAAGGAGGGGATGATGTCAGGTCAGTATTTCCCTTACGTCCTGGGCTAGAAACGTAATACAATGGCTAGTACAATGCGCAGCGAAGCCGCGAGGTGAAGCAAATCGCATCAAAGCTAGTCCCAGTTCGGATTGCAGGCTGAAACTCGCCTGCATGAAGTCGGAATCGCTAGTAATCGCAAATCAGCAAGTTGCGGTGAATACGTTCCCGGGTCTTGTACACACCGCCCGTCAAACCATGAAAGTGACCAACACCCGAAGTCCGATTCGTCGGCCTAAGGTGGGGGGCATGATTGGGGTTAAGTCGTAACAAGGTATCCGTACCGGAAGGTGCGGATGGATTACCTCCTTTCTAGGGAGAATAGATGCCAATTTGTCGAGCAATCACAAATTGAGCTAGGTCGGTCTCGTAAATATGCTGAGCTTACATATTTACAATAGTCCTTCTAGGGACGAGACAAAGTTCAAAACCTTCTCTACGATAAGCCGATTGATGAATTGCACAATCAAGTTGTTAATATGGAAATACCCTCCTATGTGGAGGGTGTTTTTTCGTCTATGACTAATGACGGGGTCTTTCACGTGGCTGTCTCTAATCGATTATAACTAGAACGCGATATGGCGATGGCTGCGGAACTATCGGCGACCGAATAGCGATTCTGCCAGCCAGCCCAGCGGGATAGTGTGGAGACACAGCATAATCCCAAAGCCAACTCCACAGACGACCAGACCCCAGAACTTAAAGCGCTCGTAACTACTGATACCGCTCGCGAGATTGTCTGCCAGTTTTTGATGATATACGGTCATGACGGCACCGATAATTAAAACGATGAGCCCGACAAAAAAAGATCCAAAGGTAAATTTATAATACATATCTCCATTATACACTTGCCAGAATAAAAAAGATACGGTACAATGAATAAAGTCTTGGCGAGATGGGGGCATAGCTCAGTTGGCTAGAGCACCTGCTTTGCAAGCAGGGGGTCCAGGGTTCGAGTCCCTGTGCCTCCACCATATGGGGTGAAGTAGGCTTACGTCTACGACACTCCACCAAGACTGCAATGAGGGCGATTAGCTCAGCTGGTTAGAGCGCGTCACTGATAATGACGAGGTCGGAGGTTCAAGTCCCTCATCGCCCACCATAACGTCATTATGTTGAACAGAGCGAGGTATAATGACCTTTTGAAGGGTAATCCTATTACCCATCACGTTTTTGATAAGGGCGACTAGCTCAGTTGGCTAGAGCATCTCGTTTACACCGAGAGGGTCAGGGGTTCGAGTCCCTTGTCGCCCACCAAATAAATAGTCATCCCGTTTGGGGGTGTTTTTATTTAGAGGTGTCGAGATTGACATATGCAGTAAACTATGCTATTATGCTAGGCGTATATGGTAAAGAACAAACATAATTTAGAAAATAATCCATATGGTGAACGCTTGAGTTTTGTGCGGCAGTTTTCTGCCTACGATGATCTTGACGACATTAACAAGAGACTATTGCGCACCTTGCGTTTGATAAGGACCTTGAAGATGCAGGTTTTTATAAGTTAGCACATGAGATTATCCATGAAAAACGGGCGATGGGGGGCGCTGCGCTCAATGCGTCTTCTGCGGAGCGATATACTAGACTTCCTCAATCGTTTGATGAGGCAAGAAAGATGCCAGGTAATTCTATAGAAGAGGTGTTGGGGCGGCTTGATACCGACACGTCAGTGAACAACCCCGATGATGTCGAGTTTTATAGGACAGGAGTGCGTCAGCATATCGAAGGGCTCTATGCTTTTTCTGACAAATATTGACAGAGGTACGGCGGGGGTAATCAAATAAAGGAAAAAATGTTGGCAGATGAATGCAGCCTACTTTGGATACAACATAACTCTTTGGAGTTTCTGCGGGAAAATGGTAAAACCCTCAACAAATACCCAACGGTAAGAATATATCTTAATCCTCAGTTACAAGATAGTCTTGATATCTATAAAAAGATTTTTGCGAAAGCTACAAGAGAGAGGCTTCGCTTTCAGGCAAAGATTATGGCGCCAAGTGGTTACACCAAGCACCTTGTAGACAAGGCGGTTGACTATTGCGCCGGACTAGCCGCTGGGCGGCTGGAAACAAGACGAGATCCGATAGTATTTTATGGATTTGAGGAGTCTAAAGACAAGTTACTGAGGATAGTTGAAGAGGTTTACTTTCAGTATGAGAGTGCTTTTGAAGGCAGGGAAACGGGAGCTATCCCATTAGCCATCGCTCCTGGTTTTGCGGTTGGGGAAAATCCAGTAGGGTTGGATGGTGAAGAGTCATTAACAGATCATAGACAGCGAGTCATTAAGGAGGCTGATTACGATGCCAATAAGTTTCGGATGAATGCTGCCTCATGGAATATAAACCCGGATAATATCGCTTTTAATAAATAATTACCCTATACTGTAAGTAGATGTATAAGTATGTTATAAAACCCCTATTATTTTTGTTAACGCCAGACTTTACGCATAAGCTGATTGTTTTTTGCGGTCGCGTGGCGCAGGCTCTACCGCCTGTTCGGTGGGGTATCCGTAAGTCGTGGGGTTTTCAAGACAACTCGCTTCAGCAGGAAGTGAGCGGCATCACTTTTCGTAACCCGATCGGCTTATCGGCAGGATTTGATAAAAATATTCAGCTGTTGTCACTAATGGAAGACATTGGTTTTGGGTTTGCTTCGGGTGGGTCGGTGACACTAGAGCCGAGGAAGGGGAATCGACGGCCGTGGTTTCATCGCTTGCCAAAGACGAAGTCAGTCGTAGTTTTTGCGGGTATGCCAAATAAAGGTTTGCGAAAGATTCGTAGCTATATTGAACGAAACACCCGTCGGTCAAGCAACGCAGTCAGTGTGATCTCTGTGGCGGTTATTGCAAATAAAACAACGATTGAGCAGGCTGGTGGCTATCCAGCCGAACAGGCGATCATTAATGACGTAAAAAAAGCAACAGAATATATTATTCACAACAAATTGGCGAGTGTTGTAGAAATTAACATATCATGCCCTAATGCCGGCAAGGAGCCGTTTATTGAGGCGGAGTCACTTGATGTATTATTAACAACACTTGATATCGTGCCGCGTGATGTACCGTTCTGGGTGAAAATGCCGCATTTGTACGATGTAGAACAATTCGATTCGCTACTAAAAGTTATCGTTCAGCATAACGTCCAAGGTGTGACGGTGGCAAATCTGATCAAAGACCGTAGTAAAATTAACATCAAAGATTCGCTGACTGATGAAATTCGCGGTGGGCTGAGTGGTGCGCCAACGCGCGAACACAGCTTAGAGCTGATTCGCCATGCGTATAAGAAATATGGCGACCGGTTGACG of Candidatus Nanosynbacter lyticus contains these proteins:
- a CDS encoding DUF7927 domain-containing protein, which produces MFKKIVSHLAFSPSLIQELGFYAKRLHKEEITRKTGLILTALALIVQSFAVFQPPESANAANASDLVYGGIHTKSQLLAAWDNNSQNYRDMLQHAGITRENLASARDSEISTRSSGRDNGWQSWSRVSRFGLQRGEVQFQVGSLTLYSRPMAEFDTGRNRSGSGSWYKSFVGTTSEGKPFAIMKACANIMLKELPKQKPKPTAACKLLERPVVTDRTKVSMTAYGDVQNGATIAGYTFIIKNSAGTEVLRKRVNTTATSTSLQHTLDKDGTYTVSVIVHTSLGDQTNSACASTFTISPKPRCPLNPSLPIDHPDCQPCPGDATIWVKDTTCKAQVTRTKAAHNLTSGGDATKKKANASDRIEYKLTIKNEGKAPATVDLKDELSDVLEYADIYDNGGGTFDKEKRTLSWPRVTLKPGEQKVMTYVVQLKGQLSAKPRGTSDPSSYDCRMTNVFGTSVEIVVNCPTPKVVEQTVATLPRTGPGENMLFAGIIAAVVTFFYCRSRQLGKEVRIIRRNITAGTL
- the gyrB gene encoding DNA topoisomerase (ATP-hydrolyzing) subunit B, with amino-acid sequence MAKQTDKQAYDGSQIQVLEGLEPVRKRPGMYIGSTGYDGIHHLIKEIADNSIDEAIAGHATRVEVVLLEDGGVQVTDDGRGIPVDKHPKTGLSTLETVLTVLHAGGKFGGGGYKVSSGLHGVGSSVVNALSTKMIAEVVRDGQLYRVVFATGGIVEPLKKVGKTDRPTGTRITFYPDPTIFKETVEFDYKWVVSYLRHQAYLTKGVHTSVIDNRTGERQSFYFEGGIQSYVRHLNIGKDVLSNDVFYVEKQVEDCMVEIAVQYNDTYIETVKPFANNVLTPDGGTHLVGFRSALTRVINDYARKNGLLKEKEDNLTGDDIREGLTAIILVKLPDPQFEGQTKNKLGNPEMRRYVEQVMNEYFAYYLEENPSIAKKIVGKATLAARARKAARAARDNVIRKGALDGMGLPGKLWDCSSKSPSDSEIYIVEGNSAAGSAKEGRDSKTQAILPLRGKVLNTERARLDKMFANKEIVAMIQAFGTGIGDQFDINGLRYHKIIIMTDADVDGSHIATLLLTFLFRYMKEVVEGGYVYLAKPPLYSINRGQKKIYAYDEDEKDKVLASLIADKKNRGTTIDDEQDVTKQAGVTISRFKGLGEMDADQLWGTTMNPENRVLIQVSVEDAEEADAIFTRLMGDDVSLRKNFIQSWAKNANLEDLDI
- the gyrA gene encoding DNA gyrase subunit A — protein: MVTETPTGLERRRLEHVMQDNFFRYSMSVIVDRALPDVRDGLKPVHRRILYSMNQNGNRSTAKFVKSARIIGDVMGKYHPHGDSAIYDSMVRLAQDWAMRYTLVQGQGNFGSMDGDPPAAHRYTEARLDKPAEELLTDIEKETVDFKDNFDGSEREPIVLPAKLPNLLLNGQIGIAVGMATSIPTHNLGELVDATIELIDNPEATVDDLLKHVKGPDFPTGAIVYGGAPMRQAYATGRGSVMMRAVAEIQETKKGRHQIVVTEIPYGVNKATLIEKIGELHKEKRVQLADLRDESSRGKVRIVIELKKDAYPKKVLNQLYKLTALQTSFNYNMLALVNTMQPRILGLHDILSEFIKHRQSVVRRRTEFELKKAKARAHILEGYKIALDHIDEVIKTIRASKTQDEAEKNLRAKFGLSEIQAKAILAMQLRRLTGLEREAIENELRELLKLIARLEAILADEQEILNIIKTELLEMKEKYGDERRSKIINHELGKFSDEELIPDEEAVILLTGENYIKRTLLSDYRKQNRGGKGKRGMTTKEEDIIDQVVPANTHDYLLFFTNRGRIFRLKAYEVPAASLSAKGVAAVNLLQLQPEEKITAIIKHEKNAGDQGYLFMATKHGTVKKTPLGDYANIRTNGLIAIKLDEGDELRWIKKTDGKSDVIISTSAGQAIRFNEQDARPMGRAARGVRGVRLRPNDCVVGMDIVTSDDQTLLVISEKGFGKRTKVTNFPSHKRGGVGIKAAIVTAKTGPIISVQTIDPTMNEALLVSQNGQTIRLGLSDIKLLGRTTQGVTIMRLSDGDAVSSIGLMEKRPDEED
- a CDS encoding divergent PAP2 family protein; this encodes MQYLLIPGIAWFVAQSSKHLARLFGRNRRVTQSNPRSPVLFSGGMPSAHSATVVSLALTIGYYQGWGSPLFGLAAWFAAIVLYDAVMVRFSSGQQGDLLNRVVRKDYPKLSTIRVAHGHTLPEMLAGAAVGAAVTFVVIFATR
- the pyrD gene encoding dihydroorotate dehydrogenase (quinone), which produces MYKYVIKPLLFLLTPDFTHKLIVFCGRVAQALPPVRWGIRKSWGFQDNSLQQEVSGITFRNPIGLSAGFDKNIQLLSLMEDIGFGFASGGSVTLEPRKGNRRPWFHRLPKTKSVVVFAGMPNKGLRKIRSYIERNTRRSSNAVSVISVAVIANKTTIEQAGGYPAEQAIINDVKKATEYIIHNKLASVVEINISCPNAGKEPFIEAESLDVLLTTLDIVPRDVPFWVKMPHLYDVEQFDSLLKVIVQHNVQGVTVANLIKDRSKINIKDSLTDEIRGGLSGAPTREHSLELIRHAYKKYGDRLTIIGVGGVFSAEDAYAKIKAGASLVGLITGLFFEGPQLVGQINRGLVELLKKDGFSRISEAVGADFRSRSKKTKKL